In one window of Leptospirales bacterium DNA:
- a CDS encoding adenylate/guanylate cyclase domain-containing protein — protein MRARPVRVVLCLALAGAAGCLPAVAGSTDAVRAMRYHVAQQSAELSLPADCQGEGWHDFHPVLRPAAAPGLYWLCIDLPDTSALVRPALGFEGLRGGIQVFVEGEQVLNRPLPDSEAARYELFQVQNVVAPLPIGAAAGRALALVRSSGDARYVIADVRVGEESVLAARSFWMHADTVFAGGLAALLGAFALAFALIRPRRRSVFGAFSAFMFGIFLLCFAVSGVAGQQPQLRNLLAHAAYIALLLSPAALCRFQALLGGDAAPRTYWVLWRLHAALGGVGAIALLLFGFGVQRYFSPFFFVLLGVSIVAMIRFSLPDALAGHGGARIYAIALILFSLGVAYDALGGYLGWLPWRRYTFHYGVFALTLALGYMLERRMNTAGDALREYASGLESANRDLAALNRAFSRFVPAEFLHFLKKSSIVDVRLGDNVELELTIIVTDIHSFTAISEKMTPEQNFDFINSYFGKLAPVIRQNGGYIAKYTGDGLMGLFPRSPRDAIDAALAVQRHLVAYNDDRLRRGREPIHTGIGIHTGVVRLGTVGDGERMQGDVMGDAANLAARIEGLTRIYGAPIVMSERAYHAIESLEQYDHRMLDIVRVKGKREPVVAIELLSRDADPTADKKIATRSLFREGLSLYMQRQFPAACDRFQEVLNQNEQDAAARIYYDRSLSFAMYGPPADWEPVEALDQK, from the coding sequence GTGCGCGCTCGCCCTGTCCGTGTTGTCCTGTGCCTGGCCCTGGCTGGCGCTGCAGGCTGCTTACCGGCCGTCGCTGGCTCTACCGATGCGGTGCGCGCAATGCGCTACCACGTCGCCCAGCAATCTGCCGAACTTTCGCTGCCGGCCGATTGTCAGGGCGAAGGCTGGCATGACTTTCATCCGGTTTTGCGACCGGCCGCTGCGCCCGGACTGTACTGGCTTTGCATCGATCTGCCCGATACCAGCGCGCTGGTGCGGCCTGCGCTCGGATTTGAGGGCCTGCGCGGCGGAATTCAAGTATTCGTTGAGGGCGAGCAGGTGCTCAATCGGCCGCTGCCGGACAGCGAAGCCGCGCGCTACGAGTTGTTTCAGGTGCAAAATGTTGTCGCACCGCTGCCGATTGGCGCCGCCGCCGGGCGCGCCCTTGCTCTGGTGCGCAGCTCCGGCGACGCGCGCTATGTCATCGCCGATGTGCGCGTCGGCGAAGAAAGCGTACTGGCGGCGCGCAGTTTCTGGATGCATGCCGATACGGTCTTCGCCGGCGGACTGGCGGCATTGCTGGGCGCATTTGCCCTGGCCTTTGCATTGATTCGCCCCCGTCGGCGCAGCGTCTTTGGCGCCTTTTCGGCCTTCATGTTTGGCATTTTTCTGCTTTGCTTCGCCGTTTCCGGCGTGGCCGGTCAGCAGCCGCAACTGCGCAATTTGCTGGCGCATGCGGCCTACATTGCGCTCTTGCTCTCGCCGGCTGCTCTCTGCCGCTTCCAGGCCTTGCTGGGCGGCGACGCGGCGCCGCGCACCTACTGGGTGCTCTGGCGATTGCATGCTGCGCTGGGCGGAGTTGGCGCCATCGCGCTGCTATTATTTGGATTTGGCGTGCAACGCTATTTTTCTCCGTTTTTCTTCGTGCTGCTGGGCGTATCGATTGTGGCGATGATTCGCTTCTCGTTGCCCGATGCGCTGGCGGGCCACGGCGGCGCGCGTATCTATGCGATCGCGTTGATTCTGTTTTCGCTGGGCGTGGCTTATGACGCTCTTGGCGGCTACCTGGGCTGGCTGCCCTGGCGTCGCTATACCTTCCACTACGGCGTTTTTGCGCTTACTCTGGCGCTGGGCTATATGCTGGAGCGTCGCATGAATACCGCCGGCGACGCACTGCGCGAATATGCCAGCGGACTGGAGTCGGCCAACCGCGATCTGGCGGCGTTGAACCGCGCCTTCAGTCGTTTTGTACCTGCTGAATTTCTGCATTTCCTTAAGAAATCGAGCATCGTGGATGTGCGCCTGGGAGACAATGTTGAACTCGAACTAACAATTATTGTGACCGACATCCATTCCTTCACGGCGATTTCGGAGAAGATGACGCCGGAACAGAACTTCGATTTTATTAATTCTTACTTTGGAAAGCTGGCCCCGGTCATCCGTCAAAATGGTGGTTACATCGCCAAATACACCGGCGATGGCTTGATGGGATTGTTTCCGCGTTCGCCGCGCGATGCCATCGACGCGGCGCTTGCCGTGCAGCGCCATCTGGTGGCCTACAATGATGATCGTCTACGTCGCGGGCGCGAGCCGATCCATACCGGCATTGGAATCCATACGGGAGTTGTGCGCCTGGGAACCGTGGGCGATGGCGAGCGCATGCAGGGCGATGTCATGGGCGACGCGGCAAATCTGGCAGCGCGCATTGAAGGTTTGACTCGCATCTACGGCGCGCCCATTGTAATGAGCGAACGAGCCTACCATGCTATTGAGTCGTTGGAGCAATATGACCACCGCATGCTGGACATTGTCCGAGTCAAAGGAAAGCGCGAACCGGTTGTGGCCATAGAATTGCTGTCGCGCGACGCAGATCCAACAGCGGATAAGAAGATCGCCACGCGCTCGCTCTTTCGGGAGGGCCTGTCGCTCTATATGCAGCGGCAATTCCCGGCGGCCTGTGATCGATTCCAGGAAGTGCTCAATCAGAATGAACAGGACGCCGCGGCGCGTATCTACTATGATCGCTCGCTGTCTTTTGCCATGTACGGGCCGCCAGCGGACTGGGAGCCGGTAGAGGCGCTGGACCAGAAGTGA